One window of Perca flavescens isolate YP-PL-M2 chromosome 6, PFLA_1.0, whole genome shotgun sequence genomic DNA carries:
- the LOC114556949 gene encoding NLR family CARD domain-containing protein 3 isoform X1 produces MKPEEEDEGVPPSITALSEERDSQIQPESYRAKQERADSPAPTCVSMKSDLSMGFPMNFRLQDPISKTEQERADSPAPTCVSVKSDTSMGFPMNFRLQDPISKVQQETSEVGHQTDWDSIFMLLEENIVAFVKNELKKIQRVLSPDYPEILESQGEDEEVVDGEEEQRRRSSREAFLNITLHFLRRMKQEELADSLQNKCLAAVCRRKLKSNQKKRFQCVFEGIAKAGNPSFLNQMFTELYIYEGETAQVNDEHEFRQIETTFRKPDKPETTIGCEDIFKPSPGRREPIRTVMTKGVAGIGKTVLTQKFTLDWAEGKANQDIVFTFPFTFRELNVMKEKKYSLVELVHHFFSETKEAGICRFEEFPVVFIFDGLDECRLPLDFHNTEILTDVTESTSVGVLLTNLIKGKLLPSARLWITTRPAAANQIPSEYVDTVTEVRGFTDPQKEEYFKKRFREEEQASRIIHHIKKSRSLHIMCHIPVFCWITATVLEKVLKTREGGELPKTLTELFIHFLVVQSKLKNIKYDGGAETDPHWTPESRKMIVSLGKLAFDQLQKGNLIFYEADLTECGINITAASVYSGVFTQIFKEEGGLYQEKVYCFVHLSVQEFLAALYVHLTFFNSGVNLLSEEKSTSLWSKWFRIRPEVLYESAVDKALQCPNGYLDLFLRFFLGLSLSTNQSLLRGLVTQTGSSSQTNQETVEYIKKKIGENLSPERIINLFHCLNELNDHSLVENIQQCLSSGSLSTYKLDSAQLSALVFILLSSEENLDVFDLKKYSASEDALLRLLPVMKVSTKALLSCCNLSEKSCKALSSVLSSQSSRLEELDLSHNDLQDSGVKLLCDGLKSPHCRLKVLRLSGCLITKKGCASLASALKSNPSHLKALDLSYNHPGHSGVKLLSAGLEDPSWRLETLRVEYGGPQSMTAGLRKYACKLTLDPNTANRKLILSDNNRKVTARRETQSYPDDPQRFDYWKQLLCTVGLTGRCYWEVEWEGHVYIAVAYKGIKRRGQSDDCCLGRNDQSWSLCCSKDGYSILHTNKRVSIDIPPLSRVGVYLDWHAGTLSFYRISSDKLTHIHTFHTTFTEPVYPAFRIKMCELNSSVSLC; encoded by the exons ATGAAGCCTGAGGAGGAAGACGAGGGCGTCCCGCCCTCCATCACTGCTCTGTCTGAGGAACGTGACAGCCAGATCCAACCTGAGAG TTACAGGGCGAAGCAGGAACGAGCAGATTCTCCTGCACCAacctgtgtgtccatgaagagcGACTTGTCCATGGGTTTCCCTATGAATTTCAGACTGCAAGATCCAATTTCTAA GACGGAGCAGGAAAGAGCAGATTCTCCTGCACCAACCTGTGTGTCCGTGAAGAGCGACACGTCCATGGGTTTCCCTATGAATTTCAGACTGCAAGATCCAATTTCAAA AGTTCAACAGGAGACGTCAGAGGTTGGTCATCAAACAGACTGGGACTCTATATTTATG CTTCTTGAGGAGAACATTGTTGCTTTTGTGAAGAACGAGCTTAAAAAGATTCAGAGGGTTCTGAGTCCAGATTACCCAGAAATCTTAGAGAGCCAAGGTGAGGACGAGGAGGTGGTTGATGGTGaggaagagcagaggaggaggagcagcagagaggcatttctgaatatcacactgcacttcctgaggAGAATGAAGCAAGAGGAGCTGGCTGACTCTCTGCAGAACA AATGTCTTGCTGCAGTGTGCCGACGTAAACTCAAATCAAATCAGAAGAAGAggttccagtgtgtgtttgaggggattgctaaagcaggaaaccCATCCTTTCtgaatcagatgttcacagagCTGTACATCTACGAGGGAGAGACTGCACAGGTCAATGATGAACATGAGTTCCGACAAATTGAAACAACATTCAGGAAACCAGACAAACCAGAAACAACAATCGGATGTGAAGACATCTTTAAACCTTCACCTGGAAGACGTGAACCGAtcagaacagtgatgacaaagggagtggctggcattgggaaaacagtcttaacacagaagttcactctggactgggctgaaggcaaagccaaccaggacatagtgttcacatttccattcactttcagagagctgaatgtgatgaaagagaagaagtacagcttggtggaacttgttcaTCACTTCTTTAGCgaaaccaaagaagcaggaatctgcaggtttgaagagttTCCGGTTGTCTTCATCTTTgacggtctggatgagtgtcgacttcctctggacttccaCAACACTGAGATtctgactgatgttacagagtccacctcagtgggtgtgctgctgacaaacctcatcaaggggaaactgcttccctctgctcgcctctggataaccactcgacctgcagcagccaaccAGATCCCTTCAGAGTATGTTGACACGGTGACAGAAgtcagagggttcactgacccacagaaggaggagtacttcaagAAGAGATTCAGAGAAGAGGAACAGGCCAGCAGAATCATCCACCACATCAAGAAATCCcgaagcctccacatcatgtgccacatcccagtcttctgctggatcactgctacagttctggagaaGGTGTTAAAaaccagagagggaggagagctgcccaagaccctgacaGAGCTGTTcatccacttcctggtggtGCAGTCCAAACTGAAGAACATCAAGTATGATGGAGGAGCTGAGACAGATCCACATTGGACTCCAGAGAGCAGGAAGATGATTGTGTCTCTAGGAAAACTGGCTTTTGAtcagctgcagaaaggcaacctAATCTTCTATGAAGCCGACTTGACAGAGTGTGGCATCAATATCACAGCAGCCTCGGTGTACTCtggagtgttcacacagatctttaaagaggaAGGAGGACTGTACCAGGAGAAGGTGTACTGCTTTGTCCATCTGAGCGTTCAagagtttctggctgctctttATGTCCATCTGACATTCTTTAACTCTGGTGTCAACCTGCTGTCAGAAGAAAAGTCAACTTCCCTGTGGTCTAAATGGTTCAGAATCCGACCTGAAGTCCTCTACGAAAGTGCTGTGGACAAGGCCTTACAGTGTCCAAATGGATACCTGGACCTGTTCCTCCGCTTCTTCCTGGGTCTTTCACTGTCAACCAATCAGTCTCTCCTACGAGGCCTggtgacacagacaggaagcagCTCACAGACCAATCAAGAAACAGTTGagtacatcaagaagaagatcGGTGAGAATCTGTCTCCAGAGAGAAtcatcaatctgttccactgtctgaatgaactgaatgatcatTCTCTGGTGGAGAACATCCAACAATGCCTGAGTTCAGGAAGTCTGTCCACATACAAACTTGATTCTGCTCAGTTatcagctctggtcttcatcttgCTGTCTTCTGAAGAAAATCTGgacgtgtttgacctgaagaaatactctgcttcagaggatgctcttctgaggctgctgccagtaATGAAAGTCTCCACTAAAGCTCT GCTGAGTTGCTGCAATCTGTCCGAGAAAAGCTGTAAAGCTCTGTCATCAGTTCTGAGCTCCCAGTCCTCCCGTCTGGAAGAACTGGACCTGAGTCACAACGACCtccaggattcaggagtgaagttGCTCTGcgatggactgaagagtccacattGTCGACTCAAAGTTCTCAG acTGTCAGGCTGTCTGATAACGAAGAAAGGCTGTGCTTCTCTGGCCTCTGCTCTGAaatccaacccctcccatctgaaagCGCTGGACTtgagctacaatcatccaggaCACTCTGGAGTGAAGCTGCTTTCTGCTGGACTGGAGGATCCAAGCTGGAgactggaaactctcag GGTGGAATATGGTGGACCACAGTCTATGACAGCTGGTCTGAGAAAGT ACGCCTGTAAACTCACACTGGACCCAAACACCGCAAACCGAAAGCTCATattgtctgacaacaacaggaaggtgacagcGAGGAGAGAAACACAGTCATATCCTGATGATCCACAGAGATTTGACTACTGGAAACAGCTGCTGTGTACCGTTGGTCTGAcaggtcgctgttactgggaggtcgagTGGGAAGGCCATGTTTATATAGCAGTGGCTTACAAAGGAATCAAAAGGAGAGGACAGAGTGACGACTGCTGTCTTGGAAGGAATGATCAGTCGTGGAGTCTGTGCTGCTCCAAAGATGGCTACTCAATCCTGCACACTAACAAGAGAGTGTCCATCGATATCCCCCCTTTGAGCAGAGTGGGAGTGTACCTAGACTGGCATGCTGGCACTCTGTCTTTCTACAGAATCTCCTCTGATAAACTGACCCACATCCACACCTTTCATACCACATTCACCGAGCCGGTCTATCCTGCCTTCAGGATTAAGATGTGTGAGTTAAACTCGTCAGTGTCTTTATGTTAG
- the LOC114556949 gene encoding NLR family CARD domain-containing protein 3 isoform X2 has translation MTRRKGPQVGVEPAAAAARSKRLYMGAHSTRTEQERADSPAPTCVSVKSDTSMGFPMNFRLQDPISKVQQETSEVGHQTDWDSIFMLLEENIVAFVKNELKKIQRVLSPDYPEILESQGEDEEVVDGEEEQRRRSSREAFLNITLHFLRRMKQEELADSLQNKCLAAVCRRKLKSNQKKRFQCVFEGIAKAGNPSFLNQMFTELYIYEGETAQVNDEHEFRQIETTFRKPDKPETTIGCEDIFKPSPGRREPIRTVMTKGVAGIGKTVLTQKFTLDWAEGKANQDIVFTFPFTFRELNVMKEKKYSLVELVHHFFSETKEAGICRFEEFPVVFIFDGLDECRLPLDFHNTEILTDVTESTSVGVLLTNLIKGKLLPSARLWITTRPAAANQIPSEYVDTVTEVRGFTDPQKEEYFKKRFREEEQASRIIHHIKKSRSLHIMCHIPVFCWITATVLEKVLKTREGGELPKTLTELFIHFLVVQSKLKNIKYDGGAETDPHWTPESRKMIVSLGKLAFDQLQKGNLIFYEADLTECGINITAASVYSGVFTQIFKEEGGLYQEKVYCFVHLSVQEFLAALYVHLTFFNSGVNLLSEEKSTSLWSKWFRIRPEVLYESAVDKALQCPNGYLDLFLRFFLGLSLSTNQSLLRGLVTQTGSSSQTNQETVEYIKKKIGENLSPERIINLFHCLNELNDHSLVENIQQCLSSGSLSTYKLDSAQLSALVFILLSSEENLDVFDLKKYSASEDALLRLLPVMKVSTKALLSCCNLSEKSCKALSSVLSSQSSRLEELDLSHNDLQDSGVKLLCDGLKSPHCRLKVLRLSGCLITKKGCASLASALKSNPSHLKALDLSYNHPGHSGVKLLSAGLEDPSWRLETLRVEYGGPQSMTAGLRKYACKLTLDPNTANRKLILSDNNRKVTARRETQSYPDDPQRFDYWKQLLCTVGLTGRCYWEVEWEGHVYIAVAYKGIKRRGQSDDCCLGRNDQSWSLCCSKDGYSILHTNKRVSIDIPPLSRVGVYLDWHAGTLSFYRISSDKLTHIHTFHTTFTEPVYPAFRIKMCELNSSVSLC, from the exons ATGACACGCagaaaagggccgcaggtcggagttgaaccggCGGCCGCTGCGGCGAGGAGTAAAcgtctatatatgggcgcccactctaccag GACGGAGCAGGAAAGAGCAGATTCTCCTGCACCAACCTGTGTGTCCGTGAAGAGCGACACGTCCATGGGTTTCCCTATGAATTTCAGACTGCAAGATCCAATTTCAAA AGTTCAACAGGAGACGTCAGAGGTTGGTCATCAAACAGACTGGGACTCTATATTTATG CTTCTTGAGGAGAACATTGTTGCTTTTGTGAAGAACGAGCTTAAAAAGATTCAGAGGGTTCTGAGTCCAGATTACCCAGAAATCTTAGAGAGCCAAGGTGAGGACGAGGAGGTGGTTGATGGTGaggaagagcagaggaggaggagcagcagagaggcatttctgaatatcacactgcacttcctgaggAGAATGAAGCAAGAGGAGCTGGCTGACTCTCTGCAGAACA AATGTCTTGCTGCAGTGTGCCGACGTAAACTCAAATCAAATCAGAAGAAGAggttccagtgtgtgtttgaggggattgctaaagcaggaaaccCATCCTTTCtgaatcagatgttcacagagCTGTACATCTACGAGGGAGAGACTGCACAGGTCAATGATGAACATGAGTTCCGACAAATTGAAACAACATTCAGGAAACCAGACAAACCAGAAACAACAATCGGATGTGAAGACATCTTTAAACCTTCACCTGGAAGACGTGAACCGAtcagaacagtgatgacaaagggagtggctggcattgggaaaacagtcttaacacagaagttcactctggactgggctgaaggcaaagccaaccaggacatagtgttcacatttccattcactttcagagagctgaatgtgatgaaagagaagaagtacagcttggtggaacttgttcaTCACTTCTTTAGCgaaaccaaagaagcaggaatctgcaggtttgaagagttTCCGGTTGTCTTCATCTTTgacggtctggatgagtgtcgacttcctctggacttccaCAACACTGAGATtctgactgatgttacagagtccacctcagtgggtgtgctgctgacaaacctcatcaaggggaaactgcttccctctgctcgcctctggataaccactcgacctgcagcagccaaccAGATCCCTTCAGAGTATGTTGACACGGTGACAGAAgtcagagggttcactgacccacagaaggaggagtacttcaagAAGAGATTCAGAGAAGAGGAACAGGCCAGCAGAATCATCCACCACATCAAGAAATCCcgaagcctccacatcatgtgccacatcccagtcttctgctggatcactgctacagttctggagaaGGTGTTAAAaaccagagagggaggagagctgcccaagaccctgacaGAGCTGTTcatccacttcctggtggtGCAGTCCAAACTGAAGAACATCAAGTATGATGGAGGAGCTGAGACAGATCCACATTGGACTCCAGAGAGCAGGAAGATGATTGTGTCTCTAGGAAAACTGGCTTTTGAtcagctgcagaaaggcaacctAATCTTCTATGAAGCCGACTTGACAGAGTGTGGCATCAATATCACAGCAGCCTCGGTGTACTCtggagtgttcacacagatctttaaagaggaAGGAGGACTGTACCAGGAGAAGGTGTACTGCTTTGTCCATCTGAGCGTTCAagagtttctggctgctctttATGTCCATCTGACATTCTTTAACTCTGGTGTCAACCTGCTGTCAGAAGAAAAGTCAACTTCCCTGTGGTCTAAATGGTTCAGAATCCGACCTGAAGTCCTCTACGAAAGTGCTGTGGACAAGGCCTTACAGTGTCCAAATGGATACCTGGACCTGTTCCTCCGCTTCTTCCTGGGTCTTTCACTGTCAACCAATCAGTCTCTCCTACGAGGCCTggtgacacagacaggaagcagCTCACAGACCAATCAAGAAACAGTTGagtacatcaagaagaagatcGGTGAGAATCTGTCTCCAGAGAGAAtcatcaatctgttccactgtctgaatgaactgaatgatcatTCTCTGGTGGAGAACATCCAACAATGCCTGAGTTCAGGAAGTCTGTCCACATACAAACTTGATTCTGCTCAGTTatcagctctggtcttcatcttgCTGTCTTCTGAAGAAAATCTGgacgtgtttgacctgaagaaatactctgcttcagaggatgctcttctgaggctgctgccagtaATGAAAGTCTCCACTAAAGCTCT GCTGAGTTGCTGCAATCTGTCCGAGAAAAGCTGTAAAGCTCTGTCATCAGTTCTGAGCTCCCAGTCCTCCCGTCTGGAAGAACTGGACCTGAGTCACAACGACCtccaggattcaggagtgaagttGCTCTGcgatggactgaagagtccacattGTCGACTCAAAGTTCTCAG acTGTCAGGCTGTCTGATAACGAAGAAAGGCTGTGCTTCTCTGGCCTCTGCTCTGAaatccaacccctcccatctgaaagCGCTGGACTtgagctacaatcatccaggaCACTCTGGAGTGAAGCTGCTTTCTGCTGGACTGGAGGATCCAAGCTGGAgactggaaactctcag GGTGGAATATGGTGGACCACAGTCTATGACAGCTGGTCTGAGAAAGT ACGCCTGTAAACTCACACTGGACCCAAACACCGCAAACCGAAAGCTCATattgtctgacaacaacaggaaggtgacagcGAGGAGAGAAACACAGTCATATCCTGATGATCCACAGAGATTTGACTACTGGAAACAGCTGCTGTGTACCGTTGGTCTGAcaggtcgctgttactgggaggtcgagTGGGAAGGCCATGTTTATATAGCAGTGGCTTACAAAGGAATCAAAAGGAGAGGACAGAGTGACGACTGCTGTCTTGGAAGGAATGATCAGTCGTGGAGTCTGTGCTGCTCCAAAGATGGCTACTCAATCCTGCACACTAACAAGAGAGTGTCCATCGATATCCCCCCTTTGAGCAGAGTGGGAGTGTACCTAGACTGGCATGCTGGCACTCTGTCTTTCTACAGAATCTCCTCTGATAAACTGACCCACATCCACACCTTTCATACCACATTCACCGAGCCGGTCTATCCTGCCTTCAGGATTAAGATGTGTGAGTTAAACTCGTCAGTGTCTTTATGTTAG
- the LOC114556949 gene encoding NLR family CARD domain-containing protein 3 isoform X3 codes for MELLEENIVAFVKNELKKIQRVLSPDYPEILESQGEDEEVVDGEEEQRRRSSREAFLNITLHFLRRMKQEELADSLQNKCLAAVCRRKLKSNQKKRFQCVFEGIAKAGNPSFLNQMFTELYIYEGETAQVNDEHEFRQIETTFRKPDKPETTIGCEDIFKPSPGRREPIRTVMTKGVAGIGKTVLTQKFTLDWAEGKANQDIVFTFPFTFRELNVMKEKKYSLVELVHHFFSETKEAGICRFEEFPVVFIFDGLDECRLPLDFHNTEILTDVTESTSVGVLLTNLIKGKLLPSARLWITTRPAAANQIPSEYVDTVTEVRGFTDPQKEEYFKKRFREEEQASRIIHHIKKSRSLHIMCHIPVFCWITATVLEKVLKTREGGELPKTLTELFIHFLVVQSKLKNIKYDGGAETDPHWTPESRKMIVSLGKLAFDQLQKGNLIFYEADLTECGINITAASVYSGVFTQIFKEEGGLYQEKVYCFVHLSVQEFLAALYVHLTFFNSGVNLLSEEKSTSLWSKWFRIRPEVLYESAVDKALQCPNGYLDLFLRFFLGLSLSTNQSLLRGLVTQTGSSSQTNQETVEYIKKKIGENLSPERIINLFHCLNELNDHSLVENIQQCLSSGSLSTYKLDSAQLSALVFILLSSEENLDVFDLKKYSASEDALLRLLPVMKVSTKALLSCCNLSEKSCKALSSVLSSQSSRLEELDLSHNDLQDSGVKLLCDGLKSPHCRLKVLRLSGCLITKKGCASLASALKSNPSHLKALDLSYNHPGHSGVKLLSAGLEDPSWRLETLRVEYGGPQSMTAGLRKYACKLTLDPNTANRKLILSDNNRKVTARRETQSYPDDPQRFDYWKQLLCTVGLTGRCYWEVEWEGHVYIAVAYKGIKRRGQSDDCCLGRNDQSWSLCCSKDGYSILHTNKRVSIDIPPLSRVGVYLDWHAGTLSFYRISSDKLTHIHTFHTTFTEPVYPAFRIKMCELNSSVSLC; via the exons ATGGAG CTTCTTGAGGAGAACATTGTTGCTTTTGTGAAGAACGAGCTTAAAAAGATTCAGAGGGTTCTGAGTCCAGATTACCCAGAAATCTTAGAGAGCCAAGGTGAGGACGAGGAGGTGGTTGATGGTGaggaagagcagaggaggaggagcagcagagaggcatttctgaatatcacactgcacttcctgaggAGAATGAAGCAAGAGGAGCTGGCTGACTCTCTGCAGAACA AATGTCTTGCTGCAGTGTGCCGACGTAAACTCAAATCAAATCAGAAGAAGAggttccagtgtgtgtttgaggggattgctaaagcaggaaaccCATCCTTTCtgaatcagatgttcacagagCTGTACATCTACGAGGGAGAGACTGCACAGGTCAATGATGAACATGAGTTCCGACAAATTGAAACAACATTCAGGAAACCAGACAAACCAGAAACAACAATCGGATGTGAAGACATCTTTAAACCTTCACCTGGAAGACGTGAACCGAtcagaacagtgatgacaaagggagtggctggcattgggaaaacagtcttaacacagaagttcactctggactgggctgaaggcaaagccaaccaggacatagtgttcacatttccattcactttcagagagctgaatgtgatgaaagagaagaagtacagcttggtggaacttgttcaTCACTTCTTTAGCgaaaccaaagaagcaggaatctgcaggtttgaagagttTCCGGTTGTCTTCATCTTTgacggtctggatgagtgtcgacttcctctggacttccaCAACACTGAGATtctgactgatgttacagagtccacctcagtgggtgtgctgctgacaaacctcatcaaggggaaactgcttccctctgctcgcctctggataaccactcgacctgcagcagccaaccAGATCCCTTCAGAGTATGTTGACACGGTGACAGAAgtcagagggttcactgacccacagaaggaggagtacttcaagAAGAGATTCAGAGAAGAGGAACAGGCCAGCAGAATCATCCACCACATCAAGAAATCCcgaagcctccacatcatgtgccacatcccagtcttctgctggatcactgctacagttctggagaaGGTGTTAAAaaccagagagggaggagagctgcccaagaccctgacaGAGCTGTTcatccacttcctggtggtGCAGTCCAAACTGAAGAACATCAAGTATGATGGAGGAGCTGAGACAGATCCACATTGGACTCCAGAGAGCAGGAAGATGATTGTGTCTCTAGGAAAACTGGCTTTTGAtcagctgcagaaaggcaacctAATCTTCTATGAAGCCGACTTGACAGAGTGTGGCATCAATATCACAGCAGCCTCGGTGTACTCtggagtgttcacacagatctttaaagaggaAGGAGGACTGTACCAGGAGAAGGTGTACTGCTTTGTCCATCTGAGCGTTCAagagtttctggctgctctttATGTCCATCTGACATTCTTTAACTCTGGTGTCAACCTGCTGTCAGAAGAAAAGTCAACTTCCCTGTGGTCTAAATGGTTCAGAATCCGACCTGAAGTCCTCTACGAAAGTGCTGTGGACAAGGCCTTACAGTGTCCAAATGGATACCTGGACCTGTTCCTCCGCTTCTTCCTGGGTCTTTCACTGTCAACCAATCAGTCTCTCCTACGAGGCCTggtgacacagacaggaagcagCTCACAGACCAATCAAGAAACAGTTGagtacatcaagaagaagatcGGTGAGAATCTGTCTCCAGAGAGAAtcatcaatctgttccactgtctgaatgaactgaatgatcatTCTCTGGTGGAGAACATCCAACAATGCCTGAGTTCAGGAAGTCTGTCCACATACAAACTTGATTCTGCTCAGTTatcagctctggtcttcatcttgCTGTCTTCTGAAGAAAATCTGgacgtgtttgacctgaagaaatactctgcttcagaggatgctcttctgaggctgctgccagtaATGAAAGTCTCCACTAAAGCTCT GCTGAGTTGCTGCAATCTGTCCGAGAAAAGCTGTAAAGCTCTGTCATCAGTTCTGAGCTCCCAGTCCTCCCGTCTGGAAGAACTGGACCTGAGTCACAACGACCtccaggattcaggagtgaagttGCTCTGcgatggactgaagagtccacattGTCGACTCAAAGTTCTCAG acTGTCAGGCTGTCTGATAACGAAGAAAGGCTGTGCTTCTCTGGCCTCTGCTCTGAaatccaacccctcccatctgaaagCGCTGGACTtgagctacaatcatccaggaCACTCTGGAGTGAAGCTGCTTTCTGCTGGACTGGAGGATCCAAGCTGGAgactggaaactctcag GGTGGAATATGGTGGACCACAGTCTATGACAGCTGGTCTGAGAAAGT ACGCCTGTAAACTCACACTGGACCCAAACACCGCAAACCGAAAGCTCATattgtctgacaacaacaggaaggtgacagcGAGGAGAGAAACACAGTCATATCCTGATGATCCACAGAGATTTGACTACTGGAAACAGCTGCTGTGTACCGTTGGTCTGAcaggtcgctgttactgggaggtcgagTGGGAAGGCCATGTTTATATAGCAGTGGCTTACAAAGGAATCAAAAGGAGAGGACAGAGTGACGACTGCTGTCTTGGAAGGAATGATCAGTCGTGGAGTCTGTGCTGCTCCAAAGATGGCTACTCAATCCTGCACACTAACAAGAGAGTGTCCATCGATATCCCCCCTTTGAGCAGAGTGGGAGTGTACCTAGACTGGCATGCTGGCACTCTGTCTTTCTACAGAATCTCCTCTGATAAACTGACCCACATCCACACCTTTCATACCACATTCACCGAGCCGGTCTATCCTGCCTTCAGGATTAAGATGTGTGAGTTAAACTCGTCAGTGTCTTTATGTTAG